In one Sporomusa sphaeroides DSM 2875 genomic region, the following are encoded:
- a CDS encoding lysophospholipid acyltransferase family protein: protein MANEWQYHIWKLASRLVCLLPHPVLLSTGRILGRLYYRIAKKQRIRAIEQSRERLGLSQPEAEAMIKKSFIKLGQTFLEVLHMPALTQEKVRRYITIENRHYLEEALAGKKGVVFLTGHLGNWEWFGAALALEGFPVADIIKAQPNEHHTRILNEHRELFGIELFASGTSEIIGAARALKKGKMLAFFADQDAGHDGVFVDFLGKPAATPLGPAVFARKFKAPVVPGFIVRNPDGTHRIMLEPPIYFEDTGNPEADLYTMTERMTRIIESAVKDYPDEWLWFKKRWNTEVKSS from the coding sequence ATGGCAAATGAATGGCAATATCATATATGGAAACTAGCCAGCCGCTTGGTGTGCCTGCTGCCACATCCGGTCTTGCTTTCTACCGGCAGGATCCTTGGCCGGCTCTATTACCGGATCGCCAAAAAACAGCGTATCCGGGCCATTGAACAGAGCAGGGAGCGGCTCGGGCTGTCGCAGCCTGAAGCCGAAGCCATGATAAAAAAATCTTTTATCAAATTAGGTCAGACCTTCCTCGAAGTCCTGCATATGCCGGCTTTGACCCAGGAAAAGGTCAGGCGCTATATCACCATTGAAAATCGCCATTACCTGGAGGAGGCGCTGGCCGGGAAAAAGGGCGTTGTTTTTCTGACAGGCCATCTGGGCAACTGGGAATGGTTTGGCGCAGCCTTGGCGCTGGAAGGTTTTCCTGTTGCCGACATCATAAAGGCTCAGCCCAATGAGCACCATACCAGGATATTGAATGAACACCGCGAGTTGTTTGGCATAGAACTGTTTGCCAGCGGCACCAGTGAAATTATCGGCGCCGCCAGAGCATTAAAAAAAGGCAAAATGCTGGCTTTTTTTGCCGATCAGGACGCCGGCCATGACGGCGTATTTGTTGATTTTTTAGGAAAACCTGCGGCAACCCCGCTGGGGCCGGCCGTTTTTGCCCGCAAATTCAAAGCCCCTGTGGTACCGGGCTTTATTGTCCGCAACCCTGACGGCACCCACCGCATCATGCTGGAGCCGCCCATTTATTTTGAAGACACCGGCAATCCGGAGGCCGATTTATATACTATGACCGAACGCATGACCAGAATCATTGAGTCAGCAGTCAAAGACTATCCTGATGAATGGCTATGGTTTAAAAAGCGCTGGAATACTGAGGTGAAGTCTTCTTGA
- a CDS encoding KdsC family phosphatase, translating to MNSVPYAAQVKLIIFDVDGVLTGGHIIFGQEGEALKAFHCQDGMGISLAHKAGLKTAIITGRNSEIVRRRGTELNIGDIHQGAADKVTAMQELIKKHALTPEQIAYVGDDINDLPVMVQIGFPCAVANAVAEVKAVARYISGRPGGDGAVREIIEHILKAQGKWDRIIAEYLSKDRFSLEQ from the coding sequence ATGAATAGTGTCCCCTATGCTGCCCAGGTTAAGCTTATCATTTTTGATGTGGATGGAGTGCTGACCGGCGGCCATATTATCTTCGGCCAGGAAGGGGAGGCGCTAAAGGCGTTCCATTGTCAGGACGGTATGGGAATATCACTGGCGCACAAGGCCGGCTTAAAGACGGCCATCATCACCGGACGTAACAGTGAAATCGTACGCCGCCGCGGCACCGAGCTCAACATCGGCGACATCCATCAAGGCGCCGCCGATAAAGTTACGGCCATGCAGGAGCTTATAAAAAAGCATGCCCTGACCCCGGAGCAGATAGCCTATGTGGGCGATGACATCAATGACCTGCCTGTCATGGTGCAGATTGGCTTTCCCTGCGCGGTGGCCAATGCCGTGGCCGAAGTGAAAGCAGTGGCCAGATACATTTCCGGCCGGCCGGGCGGCGATGGTGCTGTCCGTGAGATTATTGAGCATATTCTCAAGGCGCAGGGAAAATGGGACAGGATAATTGCCGAATATCTGAGCAAAGACAGGTTCAGCCTGGAACAGTAG
- the msbA gene encoding lipid A export permease/ATP-binding protein MsbA, with amino-acid sequence MNLYLRLLQYIRPYLPRFIMAIVCILVASGTNLVLPWIIQNVIDDVLTAKDMYKLNIIAGGIVAVYLLRGFFFFGQNYLMSYIGQRVVIDIREGLYRHFQRLSLSYFEKRQTGSIMSYVTNDVAALQNALVESVIELVTESAILIGSMAAMFYIHWKLALLTLITMPLVAQAINIFGKRLRTASRITQERAADITSVLQETISAVRVIKSFVREEYEIGRFNRENYSNFRAQMKTAQLSATLTPIIEFLGAIGVTLIIWYGGREVIYGNLSSGALIAFLIYVVNITNPIKRLSRVYSNIQRALAAAQRVFDVLDTEPEIKDMPGAKELPRITGRLTFEQVNFSYKPGEMALADVSLTVEPGQMVAIVGPSGAGKTTIANLIPRFYDPMSGRITIDGYDIKTVTLASLREQIGIVPQETVLFNGSVYENILYGDLKAGEAAILAAAKAANAHEFIIGMPEGYNTQIGERGSKLSGGQRQRIAIARAILKDPRVLILDEATSALDTESEKLVQDALDKLMVNRTSFVIAHRLSTVQRADIILVMDKGRIIERGIHEQLLTAGGLYSKLYQVQFANK; translated from the coding sequence ATGAATCTTTATCTGCGATTGTTACAATATATCAGACCATACCTGCCGCGCTTTATCATGGCCATTGTCTGTATTCTGGTAGCGTCAGGCACCAATCTGGTGCTGCCCTGGATTATTCAAAATGTAATTGACGATGTACTGACCGCCAAGGACATGTATAAGCTGAACATCATTGCCGGGGGTATTGTGGCAGTTTACTTACTGCGCGGTTTTTTCTTTTTTGGCCAAAACTACCTGATGTCCTATATTGGTCAGAGGGTAGTTATTGATATCCGGGAGGGGTTATACCGCCATTTTCAGCGCCTGTCACTGTCGTATTTTGAAAAGCGGCAGACAGGCAGTATTATGAGCTATGTCACCAATGACGTGGCTGCCCTGCAAAATGCGCTTGTTGAAAGTGTCATTGAGCTGGTGACCGAGTCGGCGATATTAATTGGTTCAATGGCGGCCATGTTCTATATCCACTGGAAACTGGCCTTGCTGACTTTGATTACCATGCCGCTGGTGGCGCAGGCCATCAATATTTTCGGCAAACGCCTGCGAACCGCCAGCCGGATAACGCAGGAGCGGGCGGCCGATATTACCTCTGTTCTCCAGGAAACCATTTCGGCTGTAAGGGTCATAAAATCCTTTGTCCGCGAAGAATATGAAATCGGACGTTTTAACCGGGAAAACTATTCGAATTTCCGGGCACAGATGAAAACGGCGCAGCTTAGTGCCACCTTAACGCCGATTATTGAGTTTTTAGGGGCCATTGGTGTTACCCTCATCATTTGGTATGGCGGGCGTGAGGTCATTTACGGCAATCTGTCGTCAGGAGCGCTTATTGCCTTTTTAATCTATGTTGTCAATATTACCAATCCCATCAAACGCCTGAGCCGGGTGTATTCCAATATCCAGCGGGCGCTGGCAGCGGCACAGCGGGTGTTTGACGTTCTCGATACCGAACCTGAAATTAAAGATATGCCTGGCGCGAAGGAATTGCCGCGCATCACCGGCCGGTTAACCTTTGAACAGGTGAATTTTTCCTATAAGCCGGGCGAAATGGCACTTGCCGATGTATCGCTGACCGTGGAACCCGGCCAGATGGTTGCCATCGTCGGGCCGAGCGGTGCCGGTAAAACCACTATTGCCAACCTCATTCCGCGGTTCTATGACCCCATGAGCGGCCGCATAACCATTGACGGCTACGATATTAAGACCGTCACCCTGGCATCACTGCGTGAGCAAATTGGTATCGTGCCCCAGGAAACTGTCCTGTTTAACGGCTCGGTATATGAAAATATATTATATGGCGATCTCAAGGCCGGCGAGGCAGCCATTCTTGCCGCCGCCAAGGCCGCCAACGCGCATGAGTTTATTATAGGCATGCCGGAAGGATATAACACGCAGATTGGTGAACGCGGCTCCAAGCTCTCCGGCGGGCAGCGCCAGCGCATTGCCATTGCCAGGGCAATCCTCAAAGACCCCCGGGTACTGATTCTGGATGAAGCCACCTCGGCGCTGGACACCGAAAGTGAGAAACTGGTGCAAGACGCACTGGACAAACTTATGGTCAACCGCACCTCGTTTGTTATTGCCCATCGCCTGTCAACCGTACAGCGGGCCGATATCATTCTGGTAATGGACAAAGGGCGCATTATCGAACGCGGCATTCATGAGCAACTGCTGACTGCAGGCGGATTGTACAGCAAGCTGTACCAGGTGCAGTTTGCTAATAAATAA
- the kdsB gene encoding 3-deoxy-manno-octulosonate cytidylyltransferase → MKVLCVIPARYFSTRLPGKPLALIAGKPMVQHVYERAKQAKRPDLVLVATDHELVYQAVKEFGGQVMMTSPAHPTGTDRLAEVAAEYPETDIIINVQGDEPLIAPEVIDLLAGAFDNCPELNMATLMTEMDKSEYNLPSAVKVVTAVDGYALYFSRSLLPYPRNAKLPDGQLPVYKHIGIYAYRREFLLNYAKLPPTPLEVTESLEQLRALEHGHKIKVLKTDFKSIGVDTPEELEKVNTYFQTLQR, encoded by the coding sequence ATGAAGGTTTTATGTGTAATTCCGGCACGGTATTTCTCTACCCGGCTGCCGGGCAAGCCGCTGGCATTAATTGCCGGCAAACCTATGGTTCAGCATGTGTATGAGCGGGCCAAACAGGCTAAACGCCCGGACCTGGTGCTGGTAGCGACAGACCATGAACTGGTATATCAGGCGGTCAAAGAGTTTGGCGGTCAGGTAATGATGACTTCACCGGCGCATCCGACAGGCACCGACCGCCTGGCGGAAGTTGCCGCAGAGTATCCTGAAACCGATATCATTATTAATGTACAGGGCGATGAACCGCTTATAGCGCCGGAAGTCATTGACCTTTTGGCCGGCGCTTTTGATAATTGCCCGGAACTCAATATGGCAACCCTCATGACGGAAATGGACAAAAGCGAATATAATCTGCCCAGCGCGGTAAAGGTAGTGACTGCTGTCGATGGCTACGCACTCTATTTTTCGCGTTCCCTGCTGCCATATCCCCGTAATGCCAAGCTGCCTGACGGTCAGTTGCCGGTGTACAAGCATATCGGCATTTACGCCTACCGGCGCGAATTTCTCCTTAACTATGCGAAACTGCCGCCGACACCGCTGGAAGTGACCGAGTCGCTGGAGCAGCTCCGGGCATTGGAGCATGGCCACAAAATTAAAGTGCTTAAAACCGACTTTAAATCCATCGGTGTTGATACCCCGGAAGAACTGGAAAAGGTGAATACCTATTTTCAGACTTTACAAAGGTAA
- a CDS encoding KpsF/GutQ family sugar-phosphate isomerase, which translates to MPIEHARACLELEAEAIRALIPRINEQFTIAMRMIINCSGRVVVSGMGKSGIIGKKIAATLASTGTPAFFLHPAEGIHGDLGMVTAHDIVLAISNSGETNEVIGLLPTLKRIGTPIIAMTGRAKSTLAQNADVFLDVAVAKEACPLGLAPTASTTATLAMGDALAIALLSARNFTPEDFALYHPGGALGRKLLLTVENVMHGGSDLPAVTPDKTVKEALFSITAQGLGAVLVVESLASMKLVGLLTDGDIRRSLEKGHDFLDKPVAGLMTREPRTITKDRLAAQALNFMEKNKPRPITVLPVVDSEFRAIGIIHLTDLLRQGVV; encoded by the coding sequence ATGCCTATTGAACATGCCCGTGCTTGTTTAGAGCTGGAGGCGGAAGCCATTCGTGCCTTAATTCCCCGGATCAATGAACAATTTACCATTGCAATGAGAATGATTATAAATTGCTCGGGCCGGGTGGTTGTCAGCGGTATGGGGAAATCCGGTATTATTGGCAAAAAGATAGCTGCAACCCTGGCCAGCACCGGTACGCCGGCCTTTTTTCTTCATCCGGCCGAAGGCATTCATGGCGACCTGGGGATGGTTACCGCTCATGATATTGTCCTGGCTATTTCCAACAGCGGTGAAACCAATGAAGTGATTGGCCTGCTGCCAACCCTTAAACGCATTGGTACGCCGATTATTGCCATGACAGGCCGCGCCAAATCCACCCTGGCACAGAATGCAGATGTTTTTCTTGATGTGGCGGTAGCCAAAGAAGCCTGCCCGCTCGGGTTAGCCCCTACTGCCAGCACTACCGCCACCCTGGCCATGGGCGACGCCCTGGCGATTGCGTTATTATCGGCCCGTAACTTCACCCCGGAGGACTTTGCCCTCTACCACCCTGGCGGTGCCTTGGGACGCAAGCTGCTGCTTACCGTAGAAAATGTCATGCATGGCGGCAGTGATTTGCCGGCGGTAACACCGGACAAGACGGTAAAAGAAGCATTATTTTCCATTACCGCCCAGGGACTTGGCGCTGTTTTAGTAGTTGAGTCACTGGCGAGCATGAAACTTGTGGGATTGTTAACTGATGGCGACATTCGCCGCAGTCTGGAAAAAGGACATGATTTCCTGGATAAACCGGTAGCCGGGCTAATGACCAGAGAGCCCCGCACCATTACTAAAGACAGGCTGGCAGCCCAGGCTCTTAATTTTATGGAAAAAAACAAACCGCGCCCCATTACCGTGCTGCCAGTAGTTGACAGTGAATTTCGTGCAATTGGTATCATTCACCTTACTGACTTATTACGTCAAGGAGTGGTATAA
- the lptC gene encoding LPS export ABC transporter periplasmic protein LptC yields the protein MKSKRYFAIACALLILTGGVYYFFWGSAADSTDSPATPSQAPLNLTFSGSTIVEEEDGKKLWELNADTIEAAPTGNTIYLNNLKGTFYREKDGTVDISANRATLDTKTRDISMQGNIRAINSNGAVFTAPEAWWSGEPKHFTGVGGVTLTRGDTTITGDKLETDDKMEKFKIYGNAKVVTGGKN from the coding sequence TTGAAGAGCAAGCGATATTTTGCAATTGCCTGCGCGCTGCTGATCCTGACAGGAGGAGTCTACTACTTCTTCTGGGGGAGTGCCGCCGATTCAACCGATTCCCCGGCAACCCCGTCTCAAGCTCCGCTTAACCTTACATTTTCCGGAAGCACCATTGTCGAAGAAGAGGATGGTAAAAAACTGTGGGAACTGAATGCCGATACCATTGAGGCTGCTCCCACGGGAAACACCATATATCTGAATAACCTTAAAGGAACCTTTTACCGGGAAAAAGACGGTACAGTGGATATCAGCGCCAACCGGGCGACACTTGATACCAAAACACGCGACATTTCCATGCAAGGGAATATCAGAGCCATAAACAGCAACGGGGCGGTATTTACCGCACCTGAGGCCTGGTGGTCGGGGGAACCCAAGCACTTTACCGGTGTTGGCGGCGTTACTTTGACCAGAGGCGATACCACCATTACCGGCGATAAGCTGGAAACCGATGATAAAATGGAAAAATTCAAAATCTATGGCAACGCTAAGGTCGTTACAGGAGGGAAGAATTAA
- the lpxK gene encoding tetraacyldisaccharide 4'-kinase: MYLIYNIAAVLLFILALPVFVVRTIREEGFAERLKQSLGRLPEETVAKLAGKDAIWLHAASVGEIVATSPVVKEIKRELPGKPVLVSVVTASGYDMAKRIIPEADGIIYFPLDLPFLSRAVISKIRPRVFLLVETELWPNFLKTAKVMKIPVIMVNGRISEKSLSRYTYFRGVLKDMLGTIVQFCMQSPIDAEYIMKLGADPRRVVITGNTKFDQSYTTLSGEEKTALYHTLHLRESGSIIVAGSTHKGEEEALFTAFSQIIAEFPDSQLVVAPRDIMRAEEIIELAADYDLQAVRRTRLPADRAAVLPNIIIIDTIGELGKIYGVADIVYTGGSLVPRGGHNILEPAAHGKPILVGPHMFNFKTSYAMLSDGGACLTVKDSADLTATIRSLLHNPEKIQEMGQAALAIISENQGASRKSALLLKEVLETSPAHQRGKGTDHKMPHREAPQIYLYKLVHGEKHGLFAAVLLAVLRGMSVLYGFGVSIKLALYRSGILKSYRLPCKVISLGNITVGGTGKTPTAQRLAAIIRDMGHRVVILNRGYRASWKGEVGVVSDGRKIYMSAGEAGDEAYLLAKSLPGVPVIIGRNRYITGEYAVNNLQAEIIILDDAYQHWLLQRDLDILLIDALNVFGNNCLLPRGTLREPLANLNRANAFLLTKVDQATDEAKETIRETLAKYNNEALIVESTHTPQCFIEIAEWSKGVASEHVPLTVIQDRYILPFSAIGNPSSFEKTITDLGGVVVDAVRYPDHHDYTMAEMQWIMQKAIDNQVAALITTDKDAVKIPSEFIHSERSLPVYVLSIEVRFHDGCEKLMAMINEVAKPYSECGGM, from the coding sequence ATGTATCTTATTTATAACATTGCAGCAGTATTGCTGTTTATTCTGGCTCTGCCGGTGTTTGTCGTAAGGACAATTCGCGAGGAGGGCTTTGCCGAGCGTTTGAAGCAGAGCCTGGGCAGACTGCCTGAGGAAACGGTGGCTAAACTGGCCGGCAAAGATGCTATTTGGCTGCATGCCGCCTCGGTGGGCGAAATTGTTGCTACCAGTCCGGTAGTCAAGGAGATAAAGCGGGAGCTTCCTGGCAAACCGGTACTGGTATCGGTAGTTACGGCCTCCGGCTATGATATGGCCAAACGGATTATTCCCGAAGCTGACGGCATCATCTATTTTCCCCTTGATCTGCCGTTTCTCAGCCGTGCGGTTATTTCCAAAATCCGTCCCAGGGTTTTTCTGCTGGTCGAAACCGAATTATGGCCGAACTTCCTGAAAACCGCCAAAGTCATGAAGATCCCGGTCATCATGGTCAATGGGCGAATCAGCGAAAAAAGCCTGAGCCGTTACACCTATTTCCGGGGTGTGCTCAAAGACATGCTGGGTACTATTGTTCAGTTCTGCATGCAATCCCCCATTGATGCCGAGTATATTATGAAGCTTGGCGCCGATCCCCGGAGGGTAGTGATTACCGGTAACACGAAATTCGATCAAAGCTATACCACCCTGAGCGGCGAGGAAAAGACCGCTTTATATCATACCCTGCATTTGCGGGAATCGGGTTCGATTATTGTGGCAGGCAGCACGCACAAGGGCGAAGAAGAAGCGCTGTTTACGGCCTTTAGTCAGATTATCGCGGAATTTCCCGACAGCCAGTTGGTCGTTGCCCCACGCGATATTATGCGGGCCGAAGAAATCATTGAACTGGCGGCAGACTATGACCTGCAGGCTGTCCGGCGCACCAGGCTGCCGGCAGACAGGGCTGCCGTTCTGCCCAACATCATTATTATTGATACCATCGGTGAACTGGGAAAAATTTACGGTGTGGCCGATATTGTCTATACCGGCGGCAGCCTGGTTCCCCGCGGCGGGCATAATATTCTGGAACCTGCCGCTCACGGTAAACCCATTCTGGTCGGCCCGCACATGTTTAACTTTAAAACCAGCTATGCCATGCTGTCTGACGGTGGTGCCTGCCTGACCGTAAAGGACAGCGCCGATTTGACGGCAACCATCCGCAGCCTGCTGCACAATCCGGAGAAAATACAAGAAATGGGCCAGGCGGCGCTGGCCATTATCAGCGAAAACCAGGGTGCATCCCGGAAAAGCGCTTTACTGTTGAAAGAAGTGCTTGAAACCTCTCCGGCACACCAGCGGGGCAAAGGCACAGACCATAAGATGCCGCACCGGGAAGCCCCGCAAATATATCTGTACAAACTGGTGCATGGTGAAAAACACGGGCTGTTTGCCGCCGTGCTGCTGGCTGTGCTCCGCGGCATGTCGGTGTTGTACGGGTTCGGTGTTTCCATCAAACTGGCCCTCTACCGGTCAGGAATATTAAAATCCTATCGCCTGCCCTGTAAGGTAATCAGCCTGGGTAATATTACCGTAGGCGGAACCGGCAAAACTCCCACCGCCCAGCGGTTGGCCGCCATCATCCGGGACATGGGTCACCGGGTGGTAATCCTAAACCGCGGTTACCGGGCCAGCTGGAAAGGGGAGGTCGGTGTAGTATCTGACGGCCGGAAAATTTATATGTCGGCCGGTGAGGCCGGCGATGAAGCTTACCTGCTGGCCAAAAGCCTGCCGGGAGTACCGGTAATTATTGGCCGCAACCGTTATATCACCGGTGAATATGCGGTAAACAACCTGCAGGCCGAGATAATCATCCTGGATGATGCCTATCAGCACTGGTTGCTCCAGCGTGATCTCGATATTCTGCTTATTGATGCGCTGAATGTTTTCGGCAATAATTGCTTGCTGCCGCGCGGCACCCTGCGGGAACCGCTGGCTAATTTAAACCGGGCCAATGCCTTCCTCTTGACCAAGGTGGATCAGGCGACAGATGAGGCCAAGGAGACCATCAGGGAAACCCTGGCAAAATACAACAATGAAGCATTGATTGTTGAGAGTACACATACGCCGCAGTGTTTTATTGAAATTGCGGAATGGTCCAAAGGTGTCGCTTCTGAACATGTGCCGTTAACTGTCATCCAAGACCGCTACATTCTGCCATTTTCGGCCATCGGCAATCCGTCCTCCTTTGAAAAGACCATTACGGATTTAGGCGGAGTGGTGGTAGACGCGGTGCGGTATCCTGACCACCATGACTATACCATGGCGGAAATGCAGTGGATTATGCAAAAGGCCATTGACAATCAAGTGGCGGCGCTCATTACCACCGACAAAGACGCGGTTAAAATCCCGTCAGAGTTTATTCACTCCGAGCGGTCGCTGCCTGTGTATGTCTTGTCCATTGAAGTCAGATTCCATGACGGTTGTGAAAAACTTATGGCAATGATCAATGAAGTGGCAAAACCCTATTCCGAATGCGGGGGTATGTAA
- a CDS encoding LpxI family protein has protein sequence MKTIGLIAGIGRLPVEFARAARGMGFAVIAVSVAPGVDEELSTAADKFHTVGLGQLDKLLALLKQEAVQQVTMLGKVTKEHLFSGSARPDARMQQLLAGLKDLNDDTVMLALVQELAGEGIGVLDQTEFIRQLMPPAGVLTRLEPTPEQLADMEFGLDMARKIGGLDIGQTVIVKNKAVLAVEAIEGTDACIRRGGQLGRGAAIVAKAAKPKQDSRFDVPCVGPDTLAAMLESGAAALVMEAGKTLLVDRQTVIEQADKHGICIVVM, from the coding sequence ATGAAGACAATAGGACTTATTGCCGGTATTGGCCGGTTGCCGGTTGAATTTGCCCGTGCCGCTCGCGGCATGGGCTTTGCCGTGATTGCCGTAAGTGTTGCGCCAGGGGTAGATGAGGAACTAAGCACAGCCGCCGACAAATTCCATACTGTCGGTTTAGGCCAGCTGGACAAGCTGCTGGCCCTGCTGAAACAAGAAGCCGTACAACAAGTTACCATGCTGGGCAAGGTTACCAAAGAGCATTTATTCAGTGGTTCGGCCCGGCCTGATGCCCGCATGCAGCAGCTGCTCGCCGGACTCAAGGATTTGAACGACGACACGGTTATGCTGGCCTTGGTACAGGAGTTGGCAGGTGAAGGTATCGGGGTGCTTGACCAGACAGAATTCATCAGGCAGCTGATGCCGCCGGCAGGCGTACTTACCCGGCTGGAGCCTACCCCGGAGCAACTGGCAGATATGGAGTTTGGCCTGGATATGGCCCGCAAAATAGGCGGCCTGGATATTGGGCAAACTGTAATTGTCAAAAATAAAGCCGTACTGGCGGTGGAAGCCATTGAGGGAACCGATGCCTGCATCCGGCGCGGCGGCCAGCTGGGGCGGGGCGCCGCTATTGTCGCTAAGGCCGCTAAACCCAAACAGGATTCACGCTTTGATGTACCTTGTGTGGGGCCTGATACACTGGCAGCCATGCTTGAAAGCGGTGCAGCCGCTTTGGTGATGGAGGCAGGCAAAACTCTGCTGGTGGACAGGCAAACAGTGATTGAACAGGCTGACAAGCACGGAATATGTATTGTGGTAATGTAG
- the lpxB gene encoding lipid-A-disaccharide synthase — MKIMISVGEASGDLHGASVAAALKLLEPNIELFGMGGKAMRDAGVTVNYDIAGLGVIGFVEVVKNLGKLFALRDNLAALMDQERPDVLVIIDYPDFNLRLAKIAKAKGIPVVSYISPSAWAWRRGRAKDVAGLVDKLAAIFPFEAEVYREAGANVTFVGHPLVDIVKPSLAKEEAYRFFNVRPGQPVVLLMPGSREQEVSSLLPVMLEACQQVAGQVPDCRIFLPVASTISREMLQNMIDGYTMDVTLTTEHTYDLMGIADVAIASSGTATLETSLMGVPTVIIYKMAALTYLLGKLLVKIPNIGLPNIVAGRRIVPELLQGEANPGTIAAETLVLLTDHTVREKVLADLAEVKEKLGQTGAVHRVAEVILEVAQARR; from the coding sequence ATGAAAATAATGATCTCAGTCGGCGAAGCCTCCGGCGACCTGCATGGCGCCAGCGTTGCCGCCGCTTTGAAACTGCTTGAACCCAATATTGAACTTTTCGGGATGGGCGGCAAGGCGATGCGGGACGCCGGTGTTACTGTGAACTATGACATAGCCGGCCTGGGGGTTATTGGTTTTGTGGAAGTCGTCAAAAACCTGGGAAAATTATTTGCGTTACGGGATAATCTTGCGGCACTTATGGATCAGGAACGTCCGGATGTTCTGGTAATTATCGACTATCCGGATTTTAATCTGAGACTGGCAAAAATCGCTAAGGCAAAAGGCATTCCGGTTGTCTCGTATATCAGCCCTTCCGCCTGGGCGTGGCGGCGCGGCCGGGCGAAGGACGTGGCCGGGCTGGTCGATAAGCTGGCAGCCATTTTTCCGTTTGAGGCTGAAGTGTACCGTGAGGCCGGAGCCAATGTAACCTTCGTCGGGCATCCGCTGGTGGATATTGTCAAACCGTCATTGGCTAAAGAAGAAGCTTACCGGTTTTTTAATGTACGTCCAGGTCAGCCGGTAGTGTTGTTGATGCCAGGCAGCCGTGAGCAGGAAGTCAGCAGCCTGCTGCCCGTTATGCTGGAGGCTTGCCAGCAGGTTGCCGGGCAAGTGCCTGACTGCCGGATTTTTTTGCCGGTTGCCTCGACAATTTCCCGGGAAATGCTGCAAAATATGATTGATGGTTATACTATGGATGTTACCCTGACAACTGAGCACACCTATGATTTAATGGGGATAGCCGATGTTGCTATCGCATCCTCAGGCACAGCCACCCTGGAGACTTCGCTAATGGGAGTGCCTACTGTCATTATTTATAAAATGGCGGCACTTACCTATCTGCTGGGGAAACTCCTGGTAAAAATACCGAATATCGGCTTGCCGAACATTGTGGCCGGGCGGAGGATTGTGCCGGAACTGCTGCAAGGCGAGGCCAACCCTGGCACGATTGCCGCTGAGACTCTTGTCTTGCTGACCGATCACACTGTGCGGGAAAAAGTACTGGCAGACTTAGCGGAAGTAAAGGAGAAACTTGGGCAAACCGGTGCTGTGCACAGAGTAGCCGAAGTTATCCTGGAAGTGGCGCAGGCAAGACGGTAG
- the kdsA gene encoding 3-deoxy-8-phosphooctulonate synthase, whose protein sequence is MHTVQIQNITVGGQNPIVLIAGPCVIEDPERTLAIGRSIKEIAGRLQIPYIFKASYDKANRSSYNSFRGPGLKEGLSILAHIKKELQVPVVSDIHCVTQIEAAAEVLDILQIPAFLCRQTDLVYEAGRTGKAVNVKKGQFLAPLDMKNVIAKLEEAGNRNILLTERGATFGYNNLVVDFRSLPIMRSLGYPVVFDATHSVQLPGGAGTSSSGQREFVPYLTRAAVAAGVDMLFMEVHDNPPEGKSDAANMLYVDKLEALLQDVIAIDDAVRKHK, encoded by the coding sequence ATGCATACCGTACAAATTCAAAACATCACAGTTGGCGGACAGAACCCTATTGTGCTGATTGCCGGACCCTGTGTTATCGAAGATCCTGAACGCACCCTGGCCATCGGCCGGTCTATCAAGGAAATCGCCGGCCGCTTGCAGATTCCTTATATTTTTAAAGCGTCCTATGATAAAGCAAACCGTTCTTCCTATAATTCTTTCCGCGGTCCCGGTCTGAAAGAAGGCCTGAGCATCCTGGCGCATATTAAAAAAGAGCTGCAAGTGCCGGTGGTCAGTGATATTCATTGTGTCACCCAGATTGAAGCCGCAGCCGAAGTTCTGGATATTCTCCAGATACCGGCATTCCTCTGCCGTCAGACCGACCTGGTATATGAGGCGGGCCGCACCGGTAAAGCCGTTAATGTAAAAAAGGGCCAGTTTCTGGCACCGCTTGATATGAAAAATGTCATTGCCAAGCTGGAAGAAGCCGGCAATCGCAATATTTTGCTGACAGAACGGGGCGCTACCTTCGGCTATAATAATCTGGTAGTGGATTTCCGCTCTCTGCCGATTATGCGGTCCCTGGGTTATCCGGTGGTATTTGATGCCACCCACAGTGTCCAGCTGCCCGGCGGCGCCGGCACCAGTTCCAGCGGACAACGCGAATTTGTGCCCTACCTGACCAGAGCGGCAGTTGCTGCCGGGGTTGACATGCTGTTCATGGAAGTTCATGACAATCCGCCGGAAGGCAAGTCAGATGCCGCCAATATGCTCTATGTCGACAAATTGGAAGCACTGCTGCAGGATGTAATCGCCATCGATGATGCAGTAAGAAAACATAAGTAA